One window of the Thermasporomyces composti genome contains the following:
- a CDS encoding DUF4350 domain-containing protein, whose product MTSWSADPGVVERWRRWRVPVAIALVIVLGGITLAVLQGRSSGGPLDPQSAQRPGTRALAVLLEDRGVDVTRTRTLASTLDRLDDDTTLVVTHPSMLTDAQLRTLARAPSPHVVLLEPDEDALTVFAPDVVPAGDAFPRTREPGCALRAATRAGSVRTEGSTYRAPAASRAVVCYGDGTRGALVRLSDAPIPGSTRTRIVDAVGSASSFTNAHLAEEGNAALALNLLGSREQLVWYVPSPADLPTPGSASPEQPPDVLDLLPEPLRFALAQGVVAIALLMLARARRLGPVVTEPLPVVVRASETVEGLARLYHRARARDRAAAALRGATRARLTTLLGLPRQADLDAVARAAAARTGRPPTEVARLLGGTVDETTGESSRPTTPPSTVHHAVTDDAALVRLADDLDTLEQEVRRS is encoded by the coding sequence ATGACCAGCTGGTCGGCCGATCCTGGAGTCGTCGAGCGATGGCGACGGTGGCGGGTCCCCGTCGCCATCGCGCTCGTCATCGTGCTCGGCGGCATCACGCTCGCGGTCCTCCAGGGCCGCTCCAGCGGGGGTCCCTTGGATCCGCAGTCCGCCCAACGGCCGGGCACGCGGGCACTCGCCGTCCTGCTCGAGGACCGCGGCGTTGACGTCACCCGCACGCGCACGCTGGCCAGCACCCTGGACCGGCTGGACGACGACACCACCCTCGTGGTCACGCATCCCTCGATGCTGACCGACGCTCAGCTGCGGACGCTCGCTCGTGCACCGTCACCGCACGTCGTCCTCCTCGAGCCTGACGAGGACGCCTTGACGGTCTTCGCCCCTGACGTCGTGCCCGCTGGCGACGCCTTCCCCCGTACACGCGAACCCGGGTGCGCTCTGCGTGCGGCCACACGGGCCGGCAGCGTTCGGACCGAGGGATCGACCTATCGGGCCCCCGCGGCCTCCCGCGCGGTCGTCTGCTACGGCGACGGCACGCGTGGCGCTCTCGTCCGCCTGTCCGACGCTCCCATCCCCGGGTCGACGCGAACCCGCATCGTCGACGCGGTCGGAAGCGCCTCGTCGTTCACCAACGCCCACCTCGCCGAGGAGGGCAATGCCGCGCTCGCGCTGAACCTGCTCGGGTCACGAGAACAGCTGGTGTGGTACGTCCCCTCGCCCGCCGACCTGCCGACGCCGGGGTCCGCAAGCCCGGAGCAGCCTCCCGACGTCCTGGACCTCCTGCCCGAGCCGCTCCGCTTCGCTCTCGCGCAAGGCGTGGTCGCCATCGCTCTCCTCATGCTCGCCCGAGCACGCCGGCTCGGCCCCGTCGTGACCGAGCCCCTTCCCGTCGTCGTCCGGGCCTCCGAGACGGTCGAGGGTCTGGCCCGCCTCTACCATCGGGCCCGAGCCCGCGACCGGGCGGCCGCCGCGCTGCGGGGCGCCACCAGGGCCAGGCTGACGACCCTGTTGGGTCTGCCCCGGCAGGCGGACCTCGACGCGGTGGCGAGGGCCGCCGCCGCTCGCACCGGTCGTCCACCGACGGAGGTCGCGCGCCTGCTGGGCGGCACCGTCGACGAGACCACCGGCGAGTCGAGCCGTCCCACGACGCCGCCGAGCACCGTCCACCACGCCGTCACCGACGACGCGGCCCTCGTCCGCCTCGCCGATGACCTCGACACCTTGGAGCAGGAGGTACGCCGATCGTGA
- a CDS encoding DUF4129 domain-containing protein, with protein sequence MTALCATRLAPAREALSAVAALAQPPVDVGREEAARAARDELAKAIYHRDEPGVISRLLRWLYWELLELLGTIASLSPGGWWGLLALLLFLVLVAVVIRWRAGALARSGATSPPAVFAEARIRTAGEYRAAADAAAARGDYATAVRERFRALARDLEERAILDERPARTADELAREVAAVAPDTAEPLRAAARTFNDVCYGGRRATREADARVRAADEAVRRIRRTAVVSTS encoded by the coding sequence GTGACAGCGCTGTGCGCGACGAGGCTCGCTCCGGCTCGCGAGGCGTTGTCCGCCGTCGCGGCGCTCGCCCAACCACCTGTCGACGTGGGCCGCGAGGAGGCGGCCCGCGCCGCCCGGGACGAGCTCGCCAAGGCCATCTACCACCGGGACGAGCCCGGCGTCATCTCCCGGCTCTTGCGCTGGCTGTACTGGGAACTCCTCGAGCTGCTCGGGACCATCGCGTCGCTGTCACCGGGCGGCTGGTGGGGGTTGCTCGCCCTGCTCCTCTTCCTCGTTCTCGTGGCAGTGGTCATCCGCTGGCGAGCCGGCGCCCTGGCTCGAAGCGGCGCCACGTCCCCGCCGGCGGTCTTCGCTGAGGCTCGGATCCGGACGGCGGGGGAGTACCGGGCCGCCGCGGACGCCGCGGCAGCACGCGGCGACTACGCCACCGCCGTCCGGGAACGCTTCCGCGCCCTGGCCCGCGATCTGGAGGAACGCGCCATCCTCGACGAGCGCCCCGCCCGCACCGCCGACGAGCTCGCCCGAGAGGTGGCGGCCGTCGCCCCCGACACGGCCGAGCCTCTGCGCGCGGCGGCGCGGACGTTCAACGACGTCTGCTACGGCGGCCGACGGGCTACGCGGGAAGCCGACGCGCGCGTGCGGGCGGCCGACGAGGCCGTCCGCCGGATTCGCCGGACGGCGGTGGTGAGCACCTCATGA
- a CDS encoding S8 family serine peptidase — protein sequence MRGRFRTALVAAVITLAAPAGAAATPGTQRSPGEVPSTTADTATGSTTSVTLITGDRVVLQRVSNGKQAATIEPGPGRERVSFHQLERDGELHIIPADVVPYLAADLLDPNLFNITALIEQGYDDEGASALPLILGYRNGVDAARSKSRSHLAAVSTGPVLESINALAVAADKATVGTFWESIDDDRVSTSSATTPRLAGGIERIWLDRRVRATLDRSVPQIGAPHAWDAGLDGTGVTVAVLDSGVDADHPDLAGVVVAEKDFTGGSSPADTFGHGTHVASIVAGSGAASGGDRRGVAPGARIISGKVLDDTGFGLESWVLDGMEWAADSGADVVNMSLGGPSTDGTDPLSQALDALTERTGVLFVVSAGNSGEAGEFTVGSPGVATRALTVGAVDRDESLAPFSSRGPRWGDLAVKPDITAPGVGILAARAGGTELGQPDGEYYTALSGTSMAAPHVAGAAAILAQRHPEWTADQLKDALVSTAARNPSLTVFEQGGGRVDVARAVQQGVYGTGTLDLGLYPDEPDAPEVRKKVTYTNVTDRPVTLRLDLALRGWTGDLPEGAVRLDRSEVQLAPHSTQTVTLMFDPDAVPRGRYAGYLTATGEDGVVVHTSLGLVKEPPRHTVTISAVGRDGEPTFVNTAFLVGEDPRFDVPMFLEKGQSRTFEIAEGTYMVSATIVGQTRPGQEQAYQIVDPALEVDRDRTIVLDARKATEVVVRTPEPARQEGILSHYVYRKFPGRQVSIHTMHFDVTERVYVTPTTRLEADAFEFGTRWSLIAPPLTARVLGPHGGPIDMYYMATSQVVDGQRTLQVVDVGEGRPADYVRRDVRGKAALIHSDWEFEQRARDAAAAGAAMALLIVPEGHPAWSKLDPVAPYRVPIPAVFLHHDQGEELAQLAARRAVRLRVTGVPVSPYLYDVLQVSRGQVPARVVHTVSPANSATVETTYHESGGGHWSKEQRFGWRPWQEAAVLQYQRAVRTPLTRTEVVSAGDTWWQHRVKHRYSWESMSPLGGGMTEEPRTYRPGERLEERWFAPVVRPAIPRGLGGPSSYRDGDSLRIRVPAFGDSDPRHYGFPEGDVDVEPDQGSARLYRNGELLAESDFAWDDYPAGGEEGDYRLDLTVRREGEDWAFSTRTDTSWTFRSSRPAPGQRAPLPLLQLDYGIETDALNQVRGGRAYALDITVRHQEGLPAPAKPRVTVWISYDDGGTWHQVSTVRDVGQGRFQARLRLPASKDTNGFAALRVYAEDGAGATVTQTVRRAFAVR from the coding sequence ATGCGGGGAAGGTTCCGGACGGCGCTCGTCGCGGCCGTCATCACGCTCGCCGCCCCGGCGGGGGCGGCGGCGACCCCCGGGACGCAGCGGTCACCGGGGGAGGTGCCGTCGACGACGGCCGACACGGCGACCGGCTCGACGACGTCCGTCACGCTCATCACCGGTGACCGGGTGGTCCTCCAGCGGGTCTCGAACGGGAAGCAGGCGGCGACCATCGAACCCGGACCCGGGCGGGAACGCGTCTCGTTCCACCAGCTCGAGCGGGACGGTGAGCTCCACATCATTCCCGCCGACGTGGTTCCCTACCTGGCCGCCGACCTGCTCGACCCGAACCTGTTCAACATCACCGCGTTGATCGAGCAGGGGTACGACGACGAGGGCGCGTCGGCGCTCCCGCTCATCCTGGGCTACCGGAACGGCGTGGACGCCGCGCGCTCGAAGAGTCGAAGCCACCTCGCGGCCGTGTCCACCGGGCCGGTCCTGGAGAGCATCAACGCCCTCGCCGTGGCGGCCGACAAAGCCACCGTGGGGACGTTCTGGGAGTCGATCGACGACGACCGCGTCTCGACGAGCTCCGCCACCACCCCCAGGTTGGCCGGCGGGATCGAACGCATCTGGCTCGACCGGCGAGTGCGCGCGACCCTGGACCGCAGCGTGCCGCAGATCGGCGCTCCGCACGCGTGGGACGCCGGGCTGGACGGCACCGGCGTCACGGTCGCCGTCCTCGACAGCGGGGTGGACGCCGACCACCCGGATCTCGCCGGAGTCGTCGTCGCCGAGAAGGACTTCACCGGCGGCTCCTCCCCCGCCGACACGTTCGGCCACGGCACGCATGTGGCGTCGATCGTGGCCGGCAGCGGCGCCGCGTCCGGCGGTGATCGTCGAGGCGTCGCGCCGGGGGCGCGAATCATCTCCGGCAAGGTCCTGGACGACACCGGCTTCGGGCTGGAGTCCTGGGTCCTGGACGGGATGGAGTGGGCGGCCGACTCCGGGGCGGACGTGGTGAACATGAGCCTCGGCGGACCGTCGACGGACGGGACCGACCCGCTGAGCCAGGCGCTGGACGCCCTCACCGAGCGGACCGGCGTGCTCTTCGTGGTCTCGGCCGGCAACAGCGGCGAGGCGGGCGAGTTCACGGTCGGCTCGCCTGGCGTGGCCACCCGAGCGCTGACGGTCGGCGCGGTCGACCGCGACGAGTCGTTGGCACCGTTCTCCAGTCGTGGGCCGCGCTGGGGCGACCTGGCCGTCAAGCCGGACATCACCGCGCCCGGCGTCGGGATCCTCGCCGCCCGGGCGGGCGGCACCGAGCTCGGTCAGCCCGACGGCGAGTACTACACGGCCCTGTCCGGCACGTCCATGGCGGCGCCGCACGTCGCAGGCGCGGCGGCGATCCTCGCCCAGCGGCACCCGGAGTGGACGGCGGACCAGCTCAAGGACGCGTTGGTGAGCACCGCCGCGCGCAACCCGTCCTTGACGGTGTTCGAGCAGGGCGGGGGGCGCGTCGACGTCGCCCGCGCCGTCCAGCAGGGCGTGTACGGCACCGGCACCCTCGACCTCGGTCTCTACCCGGACGAGCCGGACGCGCCCGAGGTTCGCAAGAAGGTGACGTACACCAACGTCACCGATCGGCCGGTGACCCTCCGGCTGGACCTCGCGCTGCGCGGCTGGACCGGTGACCTCCCCGAGGGCGCTGTCCGGCTCGATCGCTCCGAGGTCCAGCTCGCGCCGCACTCCACCCAGACCGTCACGCTGATGTTTGATCCCGACGCGGTGCCGCGAGGACGCTACGCCGGCTACCTCACCGCCACCGGGGAGGACGGCGTGGTCGTCCACACCTCGCTCGGCCTGGTGAAGGAACCGCCGCGCCACACGGTGACGATCAGCGCTGTCGGCAGGGACGGCGAGCCGACGTTCGTCAACACCGCCTTCCTGGTCGGGGAAGACCCGCGCTTCGACGTGCCGATGTTCCTCGAGAAGGGCCAGTCCCGCACCTTCGAGATCGCGGAGGGGACCTACATGGTCAGCGCCACGATCGTCGGGCAGACCCGGCCGGGCCAGGAGCAGGCGTACCAGATCGTCGATCCGGCGTTGGAAGTCGACCGTGACCGCACCATCGTCCTCGACGCGCGGAAGGCCACCGAGGTCGTCGTGCGGACGCCCGAGCCCGCCCGCCAGGAGGGCATCCTGAGCCACTACGTGTACCGGAAGTTCCCAGGCCGACAGGTCTCGATCCACACCATGCACTTCGACGTGACCGAGCGCGTCTACGTGACGCCGACGACGCGGCTGGAGGCGGACGCGTTCGAGTTCGGCACTCGATGGTCGCTGATCGCGCCCCCGCTGACCGCGCGGGTGCTTGGGCCGCACGGCGGACCGATCGACATGTACTACATGGCGACGTCGCAGGTGGTGGACGGTCAGCGCACCCTCCAGGTCGTGGACGTCGGGGAAGGTCGGCCAGCCGACTACGTCCGGCGGGACGTGCGCGGCAAGGCGGCGCTCATCCACTCCGACTGGGAGTTCGAACAGCGGGCCCGTGACGCCGCGGCGGCCGGCGCGGCGATGGCGCTGCTCATCGTCCCCGAAGGCCACCCGGCCTGGTCGAAGCTGGATCCCGTCGCGCCGTATCGTGTGCCGATCCCGGCCGTCTTCCTCCACCACGACCAAGGCGAGGAGCTGGCCCAGCTCGCCGCACGTCGCGCGGTGCGGCTCCGTGTCACCGGAGTCCCGGTGAGCCCGTACCTGTACGACGTGCTGCAGGTGTCGCGCGGCCAGGTGCCCGCGCGGGTGGTCCACACCGTGAGCCCCGCCAACTCGGCGACGGTCGAGACCACCTACCACGAGTCCGGCGGCGGCCACTGGTCGAAGGAGCAGCGGTTCGGCTGGCGGCCCTGGCAGGAGGCCGCGGTCCTGCAGTACCAGCGGGCGGTGCGCACGCCATTGACCCGGACCGAGGTCGTCAGCGCCGGCGACACCTGGTGGCAGCACCGGGTCAAGCACCGCTACAGCTGGGAGAGCATGAGCCCGCTCGGCGGAGGCATGACCGAGGAGCCTCGGACGTATCGGCCCGGCGAGCGGCTGGAGGAGCGGTGGTTCGCGCCCGTGGTCCGGCCGGCGATCCCGCGCGGCCTCGGCGGCCCCAGCTCGTACCGGGACGGCGACTCCCTCCGCATCCGGGTCCCGGCGTTCGGCGACAGCGACCCGCGGCACTACGGGTTCCCCGAGGGCGACGTGGACGTCGAGCCGGACCAGGGCAGCGCCCGCCTGTACCGCAACGGTGAGCTGCTCGCCGAGTCCGACTTCGCCTGGGACGACTACCCGGCCGGCGGCGAGGAGGGCGACTACCGACTGGACCTCACCGTGCGCCGCGAGGGTGAGGACTGGGCGTTCTCCACTCGGACGGACACGTCCTGGACCTTCCGGTCCAGCCGCCCGGCTCCAGGACAGCGCGCCCCGCTGCCGCTGCTCCAGCTGGACTACGGCATCGAGACGGACGCCCTGAACCAGGTTCGCGGTGGGCGCGCTTACGCCCTCGACATCACCGTCCGCCACCAGGAGGGACTGCCCGCGCCGGCCAAGCCGCGCGTCACGGTGTGGATCTCCTACGACGACGGCGGCACCTGGCACCAGGTCAGCACGGTGCGAGACGTGGGCCAGGGTCGCTTCCAGGCGCGGCTGCGGCTGCCGGCGAGCAAGGACACCAACGGCTTCGCCGCCCTGCGGGTGTACGCCGAGGACGGCGCCGGCGCCACCGTGACCCAGACGGTGCGACGGGCCTTCGCCGTGCGGTAG
- the mtrA gene encoding MtrAB system response regulator MtrA: MKGRILIVDDDPALSEMLGIVLRNENMEALFCDSGEAALAKVRETKPDVVLLDLMLPGKDGIEVCREIRAESDVPIVMLTAKTDTVDVVLGLESGADDYVVKPFKPKELVARIRARLRRVDQAIPETLRIGDLVIDVPGHSVKRDGVPIPLTPLEFDLLVCLARKPWQVFNREELLEQVWGYRHAADTRLVNVHVQRLRSKIEKDPEHPQIVVTVRGVGYKAGPP, from the coding sequence ATGAAAGGTCGCATTCTGATCGTCGACGACGACCCGGCACTGTCGGAGATGCTAGGGATCGTCCTGCGCAACGAGAACATGGAGGCGCTGTTCTGCGACTCCGGGGAGGCGGCGCTCGCCAAGGTGCGCGAGACGAAGCCTGACGTGGTCCTGCTCGACCTCATGCTCCCCGGCAAGGACGGCATCGAGGTGTGCCGGGAGATCCGTGCCGAGTCGGATGTCCCCATCGTCATGCTGACCGCGAAGACGGACACCGTCGACGTCGTGCTCGGCCTGGAGTCGGGTGCCGATGACTACGTCGTCAAGCCGTTCAAGCCGAAGGAGCTCGTGGCCCGCATCCGGGCCCGGTTGCGGCGGGTCGACCAGGCGATCCCCGAGACCTTGCGCATCGGGGACCTGGTGATCGACGTGCCGGGTCACTCGGTGAAGCGGGACGGCGTACCGATTCCGCTCACCCCGCTGGAGTTCGACCTGCTCGTGTGCCTGGCCCGCAAGCCCTGGCAGGTCTTCAACCGGGAGGAACTACTCGAGCAGGTCTGGGGCTACCGCCACGCGGCTGACACCCGACTGGTCAACGTCCACGTGCAGCGGTTGCGAAGCAAGATCGAGAAGGACCCGGAACACCCGCAGATCGTCGTCACAGTTCGGGGCGTGGGGTACAAGGCCGGACCGCCGTGA
- a CDS encoding helix-turn-helix transcriptional regulator: MLEAVGIEPDEERVYRLLVETFDGCPDRIAERLSLATDNAVSILEALRAKGLVSRLSGSPPRYAPTPPDVAFAPLLLRSQEELERARGEVARLTEDYRHGVRRRDVAHLVEIITGQATIRQHLENLQRGAREEIVWLCKAGHVALPSTENTEELAALARGVRYRVIYERALLEEPGMLANVALGLRHGELARTIASLPIRLAIADRSLAVCPLVTVADGRGEPTAALIRDSTLLAGLLALFESYWSRASPLRLSDARCQSSVREVAVERPLADDERYLLSLLVAGVTDKAIASQLGLSQRTVQRRIYELMRRANAETRTQLAWQAARLGWLDD; encoded by the coding sequence ATGCTCGAGGCCGTCGGCATCGAGCCGGACGAGGAGCGGGTGTACCGGCTGCTGGTCGAGACGTTCGACGGCTGCCCGGACCGGATCGCGGAACGGCTGAGCCTGGCGACCGACAATGCCGTCAGCATCCTGGAAGCCCTGAGGGCCAAGGGTCTGGTGAGCCGCCTGTCCGGGAGCCCGCCGCGGTACGCGCCGACGCCGCCGGACGTGGCGTTCGCTCCCCTTCTGCTGCGTAGCCAGGAAGAGTTGGAACGGGCCCGCGGGGAGGTGGCGCGGCTCACCGAGGACTACCGCCATGGTGTTCGCCGCCGGGACGTCGCCCACCTGGTGGAGATCATCACCGGTCAGGCGACCATCCGCCAGCACCTCGAGAACCTCCAGCGCGGCGCGCGCGAGGAGATCGTCTGGCTGTGCAAGGCCGGGCACGTCGCGTTGCCGTCCACCGAGAACACCGAGGAGCTCGCCGCGCTCGCCCGCGGCGTTCGCTACCGCGTCATCTACGAGCGCGCGCTGCTCGAGGAGCCCGGCATGCTCGCCAACGTCGCGCTCGGCCTCCGACATGGTGAGCTGGCCCGCACGATCGCCTCCCTGCCGATCCGGTTGGCCATCGCGGACCGGTCGCTGGCGGTGTGCCCGCTCGTCACCGTCGCCGACGGGCGCGGTGAACCGACCGCGGCGTTGATCCGGGACAGCACGCTGCTCGCCGGTCTCCTCGCGTTGTTCGAGAGCTACTGGTCTCGAGCCTCCCCCTTGCGGCTGAGCGACGCCAGGTGTCAGAGCTCGGTGCGGGAGGTCGCGGTCGAACGACCGCTCGCCGACGATGAGCGGTACTTGCTCTCCCTCCTCGTCGCCGGCGTCACCGACAAGGCGATCGCCTCCCAGCTCGGCCTGAGCCAGCGAACCGTGCAGCGCCGCATCTACGAGCTGATGCGGCGTGCGAACGCAGAGACCCGGACCCAGCTCGCGTGGCAGGCCGCACGGCTGGGTTGGCTGGACGACTGA
- a CDS encoding DUF58 domain-containing protein produces MALTVRTALLAFAGALVVAFLAPSPLGVVTVTGVVLGLALLDLALAGSPRSLSFTREDTAGSGERSVAGMTMVRLGGEARVSLLVTNHGRRRVRGQLRDAWPPSAGAASQRHPVDVPAGGRRRVTTVLRPTRRGDRHADRVTVRAVGPLGLAARQSSHHVPWTVRALPPFEARKHLPSRLARLRELDGRTSVLVRGQGTEFDSLRDYVVGDDVRSIDWRATARHQGVVVRTWRPERDRHVLIVLDTGRTSAGRVGDAPRLDHAMDAALLLAALASRAGDRVDLLAYDRTIRADVSRTGPNDVLPRLTSALATVDSALVETDHRGLATAIALRATQRSLVVLLTGLDAAVIEEGLLPVLRPLTRRHVVCLAAVADPRVEEMRHGRGDAQAVYAAAAAERALAERRRITGLLERLGVTVVDEPPDRVAPALADTYLALKKAGRL; encoded by the coding sequence ATGGCGCTCACCGTCCGGACCGCGCTGCTCGCCTTCGCGGGCGCACTCGTCGTCGCGTTCCTCGCTCCGTCCCCCCTCGGCGTCGTCACCGTCACCGGTGTCGTGCTCGGCCTCGCTCTCCTCGACCTCGCGCTCGCCGGATCACCGCGGTCCCTCTCGTTCACCCGCGAGGACACCGCCGGGTCGGGCGAGCGCTCGGTGGCCGGGATGACGATGGTTCGCCTGGGCGGCGAGGCGCGGGTCTCCCTCCTCGTCACCAACCACGGTCGGCGTCGGGTGCGGGGGCAGCTCCGGGACGCCTGGCCCCCGTCGGCCGGGGCGGCGAGCCAGCGGCACCCTGTTGACGTCCCCGCGGGCGGGCGACGTCGAGTCACGACCGTGCTTCGCCCCACGCGCCGCGGTGACCGGCACGCGGACCGGGTGACGGTGCGCGCGGTGGGTCCGTTGGGTCTGGCCGCCCGACAGAGCTCTCACCACGTTCCGTGGACCGTGCGGGCGCTTCCGCCGTTCGAGGCACGCAAGCACCTGCCGTCCCGCCTCGCCCGTCTCCGCGAGCTCGACGGCCGGACCAGCGTCCTGGTCCGGGGCCAAGGCACCGAGTTCGACTCGCTCCGCGACTACGTGGTCGGCGACGACGTCCGCTCCATCGACTGGCGGGCCACCGCGCGCCACCAGGGCGTCGTCGTACGCACCTGGCGCCCGGAGCGCGACCGTCACGTCCTCATCGTCCTCGACACCGGGCGGACGTCAGCGGGTCGAGTCGGTGACGCGCCGCGACTCGACCACGCGATGGACGCCGCCTTGCTGCTGGCCGCGCTCGCCAGCCGGGCCGGCGACCGGGTCGATCTGCTCGCCTACGACCGCACCATCCGGGCGGATGTGAGCCGCACCGGACCGAACGACGTCCTCCCCCGACTCACCTCGGCGCTCGCGACGGTCGACAGCGCACTCGTCGAAACCGACCACCGAGGACTGGCGACCGCGATCGCGCTCCGCGCCACCCAGCGTTCGCTCGTGGTCCTGCTGACCGGGTTGGACGCCGCCGTCATCGAGGAAGGCCTGCTCCCCGTCCTGAGACCGCTGACCCGTCGTCACGTGGTCTGCCTCGCCGCGGTCGCCGACCCACGGGTCGAGGAGATGCGCCACGGGCGCGGCGACGCACAGGCGGTGTACGCGGCGGCGGCGGCTGAGCGGGCGCTGGCGGAACGCCGTCGCATCACCGGGCTGTTGGAACGGCTCGGCGTCACCGTGGTCGACGAGCCACCGGACCGGGTCGCGCCCGCGCTCGCTGACACCTACCTGGCTCTGAAGAAGGCGGGTCGGCTCTAG
- a CDS encoding AAA family ATPase — translation MFDPALPSADEARQALVAVRQEVAKAVVGQDAAVTGLLIALLCRGHVLLEGVPGVAKTLLVRALAASLRLDTKRVQFTPDLMPGDVIGSLVYDTRTAAFEFREGPVFTQLLLADEINRTPPKTQAALLEAMEERQVSVDGVARALPEPFVVAATQNPIEYEGTYPLPEAQLDRFLLKLQLTLPSREEEVAVLTRHAAGFDPRDLSAAGVQPVAGPETLAAAQAAVERTAVRPEVIGYAVDVCRATRESPSLRLGVSPRGATALMRAARAWAWLSGRDYVTPDDVKALALPTLRHRVELRPEAELEGVSADGVIEGILASVPVPR, via the coding sequence ATGTTCGACCCCGCCCTCCCGTCCGCCGACGAGGCGCGGCAGGCGCTCGTCGCCGTTCGACAGGAGGTCGCCAAGGCGGTCGTGGGCCAGGACGCCGCCGTCACCGGACTGTTGATCGCGCTGTTGTGCCGCGGTCACGTCCTCCTCGAAGGTGTCCCGGGCGTCGCCAAGACCCTCCTCGTCCGGGCTTTGGCGGCGAGCCTGCGACTCGACACCAAGCGCGTCCAGTTCACGCCGGACCTCATGCCCGGTGACGTCATCGGCTCGCTGGTCTACGACACCCGCACCGCGGCGTTCGAGTTTCGCGAGGGTCCGGTCTTCACCCAGCTCCTCTTGGCCGACGAGATCAACCGCACCCCGCCCAAGACACAGGCCGCCCTCTTGGAGGCGATGGAGGAGCGTCAGGTGTCCGTCGACGGCGTCGCGCGGGCGCTACCCGAGCCCTTCGTCGTCGCGGCGACCCAGAACCCCATCGAGTACGAAGGCACCTACCCACTCCCCGAGGCCCAGCTCGACCGGTTCCTCCTCAAGCTCCAGCTCACCCTCCCCAGCCGCGAGGAGGAGGTGGCTGTCCTCACTCGGCACGCCGCCGGGTTCGACCCCCGCGACCTGAGCGCAGCCGGCGTGCAACCGGTCGCCGGGCCCGAGACGCTCGCCGCCGCCCAGGCGGCCGTCGAGCGAACGGCCGTCCGCCCGGAGGTGATCGGGTACGCCGTCGACGTGTGCCGCGCGACGCGGGAGTCGCCCTCGCTACGACTCGGCGTCTCACCGCGTGGCGCGACCGCGCTCATGCGCGCCGCACGAGCGTGGGCGTGGCTCTCCGGCCGCGACTACGTCACACCCGACGACGTCAAGGCCCTGGCCCTGCCGACCCTGCGCCACCGAGTGGAGCTCCGGCCCGAGGCCGAGCTGGAGGGCGTCTCCGCCGACGGTGTGATCGAGGGCATCCTGGCCAGCGTCCCCGTCCCTCGGTAG